The genome window GATTATCAAGCCCGAGCTTCGCAAAGTCCCCGGCGTAGCAGAAGTAAACTCATGGGGAGGCCTCGAAAAACAATATCACGTTGTAGTCGATCCAGAGCTACTGGTGAAATTCGACTTATCCCTCTCTAATGTCGTCGAAGCTTTGGAAAAAAACAACCGCAACGTGGGCGGAGGCCGGGTAACTGTTAGCGGTCAGGATTTACTGGTTCATGGTGTAGGACGAGTCAGCTCCATTGCGGAAATCGAACGGATTGAAGTCGCTTCCAGCGAAGGCACTCCCGTTCGCGTTTCAGACATCGCGGAAGTACGTATCGGTAGCGAGCTACGTCGTGGCGCAGTCACCGCTGACGGTCAGGGCGAGGTCGTCCTCGGGCTGGCATTCATGCTGATGGGCGAAAACGCCCAAGAAGTTACTCAGGCACTCAAAGTTCGCTTAGAAGAAATTCGCCCGTCTCTACCCGATGGCGTTGAAGTCCAAGTTGTTTACGACCGCACCGAGCTGACTGATTCGGTGCTCGATACCGTGACCCACAACCTTGTCGGTGGAGCGTTGCTCGTCACCCTAACACTTTTAGTTCTACTTGGTAACGTCCGTGCTGGTCTATTGGTCGCCATTTGTATTCCCCTCGCCATGCTCTTCGCTGTGCTTGGCATGAACTATTTCGCTATCACCGCCAGCCTTCTCAGTTTGGGAGCTATCGACTTCGGCCTGATCGTCGATGGATCTGTGGTCATGACGGAAGCCAACTTGCGCGGCCTCGCTGATCGCACCCGTCAAGCTGGGCGAAAGCTCACGATCTCGGAGCGCTTAAATTGCATCTTCGAGTCCAGTCGCTCGGTCGCCCGCCCAATTCTTTTCGGCATGGGTATTATTGCCGTCGTTTTCCTGCCCATCCTCACCCTTGAAGGTACCGAAGGGAAAATGTTCCGCCCCATGGCCATCACCTTCATCCTCGCCCTTCTTGGTGCGCTGATCATCGCCATCGTCATTTCTCCCGTCCTTGGTCACCTGTTTCTACCCCGTAAGTTCAAAAACAAGGAAGGCTGGTTCTCACGCAAGCTCACCGGGGGCTATTCGGCCATCCTTGGCATGGTTCTGAAAGTCCGCTGGATTGTCCTCGCCGTCGTCCTCGCGCTGCTTGTCATCACTGGCTACGTCTCCACCCGTCTTGGCGGTGAGTTCATCCCGCGCCTCAGTGAAGGTGCTGTCGTTGCTAACACGATTCGTTTGGCCGGAACCTCCATCGATACCTCTACTGATTACAACACCCGTATTGAAAAGCTGCTCAAGGAGAAATTCCCTGATGAAGTTCGCCACGTCTGGAGCCGCATCGGCACCGCGGAGATTGCCACTGATCCGATGGGCACCGAACTCACCGACATCTTCCTTTCCCTGAAACCCCGCGATCAATGGACTCGCGCCCAAACCCAAGACGAACTCGTTGCCAAGATGCAGGAAACCGTTTCAACCCTGCCGGGCGTGAACATCCTTTTCACCCAGCCCATCGAAATGCGCTTGAACGAAATGGAATCTGGCGTGCGCTCAGATGTGGGCATTCTGATTTACGGCGATAGCTTTGAAACACTTACCCGCCTAAGCGATGAAATCCAGAAAGTGCTCGTGGATATCGACGGACAAGCCGACGTTTCCACCGACCAGATCAGCGGCCAGCCCGGACTTCGGATCGAGCTGCAACCTGAAAAAATGGCTCGTCTTGGAATTTCCGCTTCTGAAATTTTACCCTACATTGAGGCAATAGGAGTGCTTCGCGTCGGCGAAATCTACGAAGGTCAACGCCAATTCCCCCTCGCCATTGTTTTGCCAGAAAAATATCGAACAAACATTGACTCTGTTAGAAACTTGGTCATACCCACCGACTCCGGAATTCGGGTTCCTCTCTCCGAGGTCGCAAACATCATCGAAGCTCCCGGTGCTGCAACAATTAACCGCGAATGGGGTCGCCGCCTGATCCGAGTCCAGAGCAATGTCGATGGCCGAGATGTGGTTTCGTTCGTCGAGGAAGCCAAACGCAAAATCGCTGAAAAGATCGATCTTCCTGAAGGATATGTCATCGAGTGGGGTGGCCAATTTGAAAACCTGGAACGCGCCCATACCCGGCTTTCCCTGGTCGTTCCACTGACTATGATCCTCGTCTTCGTGCTGCTCTATCTCAGTCTACGGAACCTCAAGGATGTCGCCCTGATTTATCTCGGGATTCCCTTCGCCCTTGTCGGCGGTGTCCTCTCCTTGTGGCTGCGTGACATCCCATTCAGCGTCAGTGCTGCCATCGGATTCATCGCTCTCTTCGGAATCGCCGTACTCAATGGCCAGATCCTGATCGAGGCTATCCGCTCCAATCTACAGGACGCGACCGATTCCGTCTCCGCCGTAAGACAAGCGGCAACTCAACGTCTGCGTCCCGTATTGGCAACTGCCATCACCGATGCCATTGGTTTCCTCCCCATGGCCATCTCGACTGGCGTAGGTTCGGAAGTCCAGAAGCCTTTGGCTACAGTTGTCATCGGCGGAGTCATCACCTCCACCGCCCTCACTCTCGTTGTGCTACCCATTCTTTATCTAATGGTGAATCGTAAACGGAATAATGCATCAACACTCGAAACCACTCCATCCCAATGAAATAAAATTTGACTATTCCTGTAATGAGGATATTTGTAACAGATCATCTTGTGAGACAATTCCGCGCCATTTTCCTGCTTCTACTTTTCATCACTTCGTTTACGAGGTGCTGGGCAGATTCCAGCGGATTTTTAGAAGGGACTATATTCGCATGCTGTGAACCAGCTGAACACGTTCATGATGATCATGAGCATGAAAGTAGTGATAAGGATCACGACGAGGGCAGTGAAACCCCAGAACCTGATTGTTCTAACTGTGATTTAGTAAAATCTGGATTCACCCAAAGCTCCCTAGATCTCACTATTCCATTCCCTTTATTTGTCGATCTTGACAAAAACTGGAATGACCTACTGCTTCGTATTGAGCGCCTCTCATACCTAGAGGAATACCGAGGAGCGGACCCCCCTGAGAGGGTCGATGTTTTAGTAATGTCACGTATTGTGACCACCTCTGCGGTTTCCGTAAGAGGCCCCAATCTGGTGTAAGTCCGTCAGCTCGTTTTCTTGAGCTGGCCCCACCGTATCCGACCTAGGAGTCTTAACTTCTAGTCCGTTTTTTGACTTACCTTAACTCTGTTCCCACTTGGGACAGTTATCACCAGATTTATCTCAATGACCAATAAACCACTCTTTAATGTCGTGTGTTGCATAGCAGCCTCGACCCTCTTCAGCGCCGCAGCTCCTGCGCCCATCATCACTTACCGAACCCTTCCTGACCGGATCAGGAAATCTAATCCTGATCTCGCAGCAGCCCGTTATTTGATAAACGAAGCAGTTGGACGGATGCACCAAGCCGGGAGACTCGCAAATCCCGAACTTAGTGTAGGAACGGCGCACGATGCAAGTTTTCAGGAACGCGCGCTCACAATCGGCTTCTCGCAGAAATTCCCTATGACTAACCGGCTTCGGCTGGAGAAAACTATCGGGAAAATTAAGGTTAAAACTGCCACAGCCGAGGTCGCTAACATGGAGCGTAAGCTCGTCGCCCAATCTAGGCAGGCTCTGATAGAATTTCTGGCTCTTGCCCAACGTCGTCGCCTTCTTAAAGATCAAATTAAAGTATCTTCTGAGTTCAGTGCCGCTTTAAAAACCCTTGCTGCAAAAGGCGAAGTTTCCATCATCGATGCTGGGCAGGCGCGCCTCCTGAATTTGCAAGTTACGACGGAACTTCGCGAATTAGATGCCGAAGAAAAAGCTCTCTATGGGATTATCAAACCATTGCTCGGCATGAAACTCACTGAACCTCTTATCATCGGAGGGGACATAGAAACAATGAGAGCTACGACTCTACCTATCGATCTTAATCGAAGGGGCGACATAAGAGCGGCGAAGTATTCTATTAACAGTGCGATCCGAGAAGTAGAATTAGAAAAAGCACGCCGCTACGATGACATCGCCATCTCGGGTTCTGCTTCTATCGAACGATCCGAAGACGCTCCCAATGGATTTGAAAACGAAACAATCGCCGGCATCGGCATTACTATTCCTCTTCCGTTATGGAACAAAAACGAAGGGAATATCGAATCGGCGAAGGCTCGAGTAAGTCGAAAAAAACTCGAACTCACCGCATTAGAACAGGCGATTCGTCACAAAAGTAAAGCGAGCAACGAGGAAATGAGAGTGTGGTCCAAGCTCGTTAAAGAGATCGACGGAACTCTAATTCCCGAAGCCGCCAAGCAGCTCAAACTTGCAGAAAAAGCATACCTCGAAGGCTTGAGCGACATTCAAACTGTTCTTCGCAGCCGTGAGCAAAAGCTGAAATTACAATCTTCCCGCATCACTGCGCTAAAGAATTTCCACAAAGCACGGGCCGCATATGAATCATCTCTCGGCCTATAAATCTAACATATAAATTTTCATGAAAAAACTATTTAACTCAAATTATTTACAAGCAGCCCTCCTGTTGACTTACACTACATGCTCGGTAATCAGCGCTGAAAAATCTGATCGCGCCGCCAATACGGTCATCTTGACTGAGGCGGGTGTACAAAATCTCCGTCTTAAAACCATCGAGGTGGAAGAGCGCGATTTTGAAACCACAGTTTTTGCCGTTGGCAAAGTCGAAGAAATTCCTAGCCATCAATACTCTGTATCATCACGCATCTCCGGTCGCGCCATCACTGTGAATGCGTTTGTAGGAGATTT of Akkermansiaceae bacterium contains these proteins:
- a CDS encoding efflux RND transporter permease subunit — its product is MFTPLIRFCLANRLLVFLFTALIAVAGIWAGSRVPVDAFPDTTPIQVQINTVAPSLNGEEIEQQITLPVELEISGLPGLVSVRSVSKFGLSQVVATFDDDTEITTARQYISERLLTVELPDGVGTPQMGPISTGLGEIFHYVIRSNDGSRSLEQLRTIHDWIIKPELRKVPGVAEVNSWGGLEKQYHVVVDPELLVKFDLSLSNVVEALEKNNRNVGGGRVTVSGQDLLVHGVGRVSSIAEIERIEVASSEGTPVRVSDIAEVRIGSELRRGAVTADGQGEVVLGLAFMLMGENAQEVTQALKVRLEEIRPSLPDGVEVQVVYDRTELTDSVLDTVTHNLVGGALLVTLTLLVLLGNVRAGLLVAICIPLAMLFAVLGMNYFAITASLLSLGAIDFGLIVDGSVVMTEANLRGLADRTRQAGRKLTISERLNCIFESSRSVARPILFGMGIIAVVFLPILTLEGTEGKMFRPMAITFILALLGALIIAIVISPVLGHLFLPRKFKNKEGWFSRKLTGGYSAILGMVLKVRWIVLAVVLALLVITGYVSTRLGGEFIPRLSEGAVVANTIRLAGTSIDTSTDYNTRIEKLLKEKFPDEVRHVWSRIGTAEIATDPMGTELTDIFLSLKPRDQWTRAQTQDELVAKMQETVSTLPGVNILFTQPIEMRLNEMESGVRSDVGILIYGDSFETLTRLSDEIQKVLVDIDGQADVSTDQISGQPGLRIELQPEKMARLGISASEILPYIEAIGVLRVGEIYEGQRQFPLAIVLPEKYRTNIDSVRNLVIPTDSGIRVPLSEVANIIEAPGAATINREWGRRLIRVQSNVDGRDVVSFVEEAKRKIAEKIDLPEGYVIEWGGQFENLERAHTRLSLVVPLTMILVFVLLYLSLRNLKDVALIYLGIPFALVGGVLSLWLRDIPFSVSAAIGFIALFGIAVLNGQILIEAIRSNLQDATDSVSAVRQAATQRLRPVLATAITDAIGFLPMAISTGVGSEVQKPLATVVIGGVITSTALTLVVLPILYLMVNRKRNNASTLETTPSQ
- a CDS encoding TolC family protein — encoded protein: MTNKPLFNVVCCIAASTLFSAAAPAPIITYRTLPDRIRKSNPDLAAARYLINEAVGRMHQAGRLANPELSVGTAHDASFQERALTIGFSQKFPMTNRLRLEKTIGKIKVKTATAEVANMERKLVAQSRQALIEFLALAQRRRLLKDQIKVSSEFSAALKTLAAKGEVSIIDAGQARLLNLQVTTELRELDAEEKALYGIIKPLLGMKLTEPLIIGGDIETMRATTLPIDLNRRGDIRAAKYSINSAIREVELEKARRYDDIAISGSASIERSEDAPNGFENETIAGIGITIPLPLWNKNEGNIESAKARVSRKKLELTALEQAIRHKSKASNEEMRVWSKLVKEIDGTLIPEAAKQLKLAEKAYLEGLSDIQTVLRSREQKLKLQSSRITALKNFHKARAAYESSLGL